The following are encoded together in the Bacteroidales bacterium genome:
- a CDS encoding DsbA family protein, with product KAAEASECAAEQGKFWEMYHKLFENNKAGTLSELQFKEDAKSLELDTAKFDQCLFQEKYKDKVNQQMLEARSFNVNGTPTTFVNGEIVVGAYPMDDFTGSDGAKTEGLRSIIGKQLNKQ from the coding sequence AAGGCGGCCGAGGCGAGCGAATGCGCGGCTGAACAGGGAAAGTTTTGGGAGATGTATCACAAATTATTTGAAAACAATAAAGCCGGTACTTTGAGTGAGCTGCAATTCAAAGAAGATGCCAAGAGCCTCGAGCTTGATACGGCGAAATTTGACCAATGTCTGTTTCAGGAAAAATACAAAGACAAGGTAAACCAACAAATGTTGGAAGCACGCTCGTTTAACGTCAACGGCACGCCCACCACCTTCGTCAACGGCGAAATCGTGGTCGGCGCCTATCCGATGGACGACTTCACCGGCTCGGACGGCGCAAAAACCGAAGGCCTGCGCAGCATCATTGGAAAACAATTAAACAAACAATGA
- a CDS encoding four helix bundle protein: MINKQYNYKNVLKDKANHLAHQGYDLTFKFPKEELYCLTSQLRRSLISVPSNIIEGYSRNNKKEFLHFMKFSYASLSEAKYQMNFAIERGYITNRECEFFLVTAEEVSKMLWSSMDTLRKNIDSSH; encoded by the coding sequence ATGATCAACAAACAATATAATTATAAAAATGTTTTAAAAGATAAAGCCAATCATTTAGCTCATCAAGGTTATGATTTAACTTTTAAATTCCCCAAGGAAGAATTGTATTGCCTTACTTCACAGTTACGTCGATCGTTAATATCAGTTCCATCAAATATAATAGAAGGTTATTCAAGGAATAATAAGAAAGAATTTTTACATTTTATGAAATTTTCCTATGCATCTTTGTCGGAGGCAAAATATCAAATGAATTTTGCTATTGAAAGGGGATATATTACAAATAGGGAGTGTGAATTTTTTTTGGTAACAGCTGAAGAGGTTAGCAAAATGTTATGGTCTAGCATGGA